A genomic segment from Anas platyrhynchos isolate ZD024472 breed Pekin duck chromosome 5, IASCAAS_PekinDuck_T2T, whole genome shotgun sequence encodes:
- the TRIM66 gene encoding tripartite motif-containing protein 66 isoform X2, translating into MSHFVTLHVFDVKFQPTAVGTLDLLRNCLVCKRDLGMRDPRMLPCLHSFCKDCLPGLIQGYSCIPTGYEVLYEGILSCPVCKQTCFARDVVENFFLKDFHTDNSAMAKSCSMCKEKKPAHSLCTSCNKWLCSTCTEEHRHGNETGDRFLSVSLKGCTATEDEASEFSLFCPMHAQEPLKLFCETCDILTCHSCLLTEHKEHRFRHLDEALQNQRAILKNVIAKVEEKKNGIQVSAKQIEDRLLEVKHLYKKVENQIKMAKMVLINEINKRTNILLEQLEKITSERKQKLEQQLQGVVVLSRQVEHVQNFTSWAVCSKNSIPFLFSKELIQRLLETNCNTDVGPPLKIRFTWDPSYWTKQLSNFGAFTMEGGHISHSDVLLYGNVQGLQTSLYHGHYSPASQPEPVNSQPHQFPPAVQCPMPMCCSHCLSVPHPNKAQPSHQNINRHQNFQHPELHQQQFPLQYSMQQRDKEQRDVPPPLKLTQPRLEQQSRPESENTSGKMGKHLPPQQLQQTAPLGYAVVSHEAQQVHTSHPQSFRTQTALQTSTVQVQLGHLQKIKSNHLQQPPQQQQLPPASPLSGQNENAHKQVIQQSLDIMHHQFELEEMKKDLELLLQAQGQSSFQLNQPKPAQHVQQTIVGQINYIVRQPAPVQQQIQDESPVCESSPELDVQKPVVPLDRSDIPSLSQSLDEEASVSSHSPESTLQQSAYNPVRKRSTSLSIVGFSNDLEMELPSTRLSRSADPQIQDVAAVALGSSPNTRCDCDTPPEPVPSYSLVLGRAPGDLSPGLAPGDTLQSSAKCKLENEDLNTVDHPLENSMASDGQDVVNELSLSMQKVLEEPINLSVKKSQRCTSPSEVLSNNSSLPVNDRMRQLRNEEDSNNCEKEHLEMDMKSNQDVRSGPRELKIPYVRLERLKIHASESGELPVFKLQPQDSEQEGSFLLIIECGTQSSSMAIRINKDGPPEGLKCKEESMEDRKFVTTQAEGQIQSPPVDTLPSDQKFSNGTSLTMKKSPVTQEVNTIENEDFCAVCLNGGELLCCDHCPKVFHLSCHVPALLSFPVGEWVCTLCRNPVKPEVEYDCENTRYGHSYNAQYGLDDYDQKKCEKLVLSLFCSSLSLPFHEPVSPLARHYYQIIKRPMDLSIIRKKLQKKDKFHYSAPEELVTDVRLMFWNCAKFNYPDSEVAEAGRCLDVFFESKLKEIYPDRHFPSMQQDDSDSEEVESQNSKMPPQDFQWPSYGQECIQPKRRRRHAESEKNKRMMFQPANSLPQV; encoded by the exons GTATCCTTTCCTGCCCTGTGTGTAAACAGACCTGCTTTGCAAGAGATGTAGTTGAGAATTTCTTTCTCAAGGACTTTCACACTGATAATTCAGCTATGGCAAAG aGCTGCTCCATGTGTAAAGAGAAGAAACCTGCTCACAGTCTCTGCACAAGCTGCAATAAGTGGTTGTGCAGCACATGTACAGAGGAGCACAGACATGGCAATGAAACTGGAGACCGCTTCCTGTCTGTATCCCTGAAGGGCTGCACAG CAACTGAAGACGAGGCAAGTgaattttccttattttgtcCAATGCATGCTCAAGAGCCACTCAAGTTGTTCTGTGAGACCTGTGATATCCTTACATGCCACAGCTGCCTTCTGACAGAGCATAAGGAACACAG GTTCAGACATCTTGATGAAGCTTTGCAAAATCAGAGAGCTATCCTGAAAAATGTCATAGCtaaagtggaagagaaaaaaaatggaattcagGTTTCAGCTAAACAGATTGAAGACAG GTTGCTTGAAGTAAAACACTTAtacaaaaaagtagaaaatcaaataaaaatggcCAAGATGGTTTTGATAAATGAAATCAATAAACGAACAAACATCCTTCTTGAACAACTTGAA AAAATCACAagtgaaaggaagcagaaattgGAGCAGCAACTGCAAGGTGTTGTGGTTTTAAGCAGACAGGTTGAACATGTGCAGAACTTCACCAGTTGGGCAGTGTGCAGTAAAAACAGCATCCCATTTCTCTTCAGTAAAGAACTG ATCCAGCGCTTGTTAGAGACAAATTGTAACACAGACGTAGGCCCTCCACTGAAGATCAGATTTACTTGGGATCCATCCTACTGGACTAAACAGCTGTCCAATTTTG gagCTTTCACTATGGAAGGTGGACACATTTCTCATTCAGATGTGCTACTCTATGGAAATGTACAAGGATTACAGACATCCTTGTATCACGGACACTATTCCCCAGCATCACAGCCGGAGCCTGTGAATAGCCAGCCACATCAGTTTCCACCTGCAGTTCAGTGTCCTATGCCCATGTGTTGCTCACACTGCCTCAGCGTCCCTCATCCAAACAAAGCTCAGCCTTCTCACCAAAACATAAACCGCCACCAAAATTTTCAACATCCCGAACTGCATCAGCAGCAGTTTCCTCTGCAGTACAGCATGCAGCAGCGTGACAAAGAGCAAAGGGATGTTCCCCCGCCTCTGAAGTTAACACAGCCTAGGCTGGAGCAACAGTCACGACCAGAGTCAGAGAATACATCAGGGAAGATGGGAAAGCATTTAccaccccagcagctgcagcagactGCACCTCTGGGTTATGCTGTTGTATCACATGAGGCTCAGCAAGTTCACACAAGCCATCCACAGTCATTCCGCACACAGACTGCTTTGCAAACGTCAACTGTGCAAGTGCAGCTTGGCCATCTTCAGAAGATAAAGTCTAACCACTTGCAGCAgccaccacagcagcagcagctgcctccagcATCGCCACTGTCAGGTCAGAATGAGAACGCCCACAAACAAGTCATCCAGCAGAGCCTGGACATAATGCACCACCAGTTTGAACTggaggaaatgaaaaaggatCTGGAGCTTCTTCTCCAGGCCCAGGGACAGTCCAGCTTCCAGCTGAACCAACCCAAGCCAGCTCAGCATGTTCAACAAACCATAGTTGGTCAGATCAATTACATAGTGAGGCAGCCAGCCCCGGTTCAGCAGCAAATCCAAGACGAATCTCCA GTCTGTGAGAGTTCCCCTGAACTCGATGTCCAGAAGCCTGTAGTTCCTCTTGACAGAAGTGATATTCCCTCCCTGTCACAGTCATTAGATGAAGAAGCCAGTGTCAGCAGCCACTCCCCCGAATCAACATTGCAACAATCAGCTTACAACCCAGTGAGAAAG CGTTCAACATCATTAAGCATTGTGGGCTTTTCAAACGATTTAGAAATGGAACTACCTTCAACAAGGTTATCCAGGTCCGCTGATCCACAGATACAAGATGTGGCTGCTGTAGCACTTGGTTCGTCCCCGAACACCCGTTGTGACTGTGATACTCCACCAGAACCAGTACCCAGCTACAGCTTAGTACTGGGCAGAGCTCCAGGCGACTTGAGCCCTGGCCTTGCACCAGGTGATACACTCCAGAGCAGCGCTAAGTGCAAG ctgGAAAATGAAGACTTGAATACTGTGGATCATCCTCTAGAAAACAGCATGGCCTCTGATGGGCAAGATGTAGTAAATGAATTAAGTCTTTCTATGCAAAAAGTGCTGGAAGAACCTATTAATCTTTCGGTCAAAAAATCTCAGCGTTGTACTTCTCCTTCTGAAGTGCTCAGCAACAATTCTTCCCTGCCTGTGAATGACAGAATGAGACAACTTAGAAATGAAGAAG ATTCCAATAACTGTGAAAAGGAACATTTAGAAATGGATATGAAAAGCAATCAGGATGTCAG aTCTGGCCCTAGAGAGCTGAAGATTCCTTATGTGAGACTGGAACGTCTGAAGATACATGCATCAGAATCTGGGGAGCTCCCAGTTTTTAAGCTCCAGCCACAGGATAGTGAGCAGGAGGGCAGTTTCCTCCTGATAATTGAATGTGGGACCCAGTCTTCAAGTATGGCTATAAGA atAAATAAAGATGGTCCACCTGAAGGACTGAAATGCAAAGAGGAGAGCATGGAAGACAGAAAATTTGTTACAACACAGGCTGAAGGACAGATACAATCTCCTCCTGTAGATACTCTACCTTCTGATCAGAAGTTCAGTAATGGTACCTCCCTCACGATGAAAAAATCTCCAGTCACTCAGGAAGTCAATACAATTGAGAATGAAGATTTCTGCGCTGTGTGTCTTAATGGAGGAGAACTGTTGTGTTGTGATCACTGCCCCAAGGTCTTCCATCTCTCCTGCCATGTTCCAGCCCTCCTCAGCTTTCCAGT ggGCGAATGGGTGTGTACGCTTTGCCGTAATCCAGTGAAGCCAGAGGTAGAATATGACTGTGAAAACACACGCTACGGCCACAGTTACAATGCACAGTATGGCCTTGATGATTATGATCAGAAG AAGTGTGAAAAGCTGGTGCTTTCCCTGTTCTGCAGTAGTCTGAGCCTCCCATTCCATGAACCCGTCAGCCCTCTG GCTCGACATTATTATCAGATCATAAAAAGGCCAATGGATTTGTCAATCATACgaaaaaagctgcaaaaaaagGACAAGTTCCACTATTCTGCACCTGAGGAACTTGTGACTGATGTGCGTCTCATGTTTTGGAACTGTGCAAAGTTCAATTAT CCAGATTCAGAGGTTGCTGAGGCTGGCCGATGCTTAGATGTATTCTTTGAGAGCAAACTGAAGGAGATCTATCCAGATAGGCACTTTCCTTCGATGCAACAGGATGACTCTGATTCTGAAGAGGTGGAGAGCCAGAATAGCAAAATGCCCCCCCAAGATTTTCAGTGGCCATCGTATGGACAGGAGTGCATTCAGCCTAAAAGAAGACGGCGCCACGCT GAAAgcgaaaaaaataaaagaatgatgTTTCAGCCAGCTAACAGCCTTCCTCAGGTATGA
- the TRIM66 gene encoding tripartite motif-containing protein 66 isoform X1, whose amino-acid sequence MSHFVTLHVFDVKFQPTAVGTLDLLRNCLVCKRDLGMRDPRMLPCLHSFCKDCLPGLIQGYSCIPTGYEVLYEGILSCPVCKQTCFARDVVENFFLKDFHTDNSAMAKSCSMCKEKKPAHSLCTSCNKWLCSTCTEEHRHGNETGDRFLSVSLKGCTATEDEASEFSLFCPMHAQEPLKLFCETCDILTCHSCLLTEHKEHRFRHLDEALQNQRAILKNVIAKVEEKKNGIQVSAKQIEDRLLEVKHLYKKVENQIKMAKMVLINEINKRTNILLEQLEKITSERKQKLEQQLQGVVVLSRQVEHVQNFTSWAVCSKNSIPFLFSKELIVFQIQRLLETNCNTDVGPPLKIRFTWDPSYWTKQLSNFGAFTMEGGHISHSDVLLYGNVQGLQTSLYHGHYSPASQPEPVNSQPHQFPPAVQCPMPMCCSHCLSVPHPNKAQPSHQNINRHQNFQHPELHQQQFPLQYSMQQRDKEQRDVPPPLKLTQPRLEQQSRPESENTSGKMGKHLPPQQLQQTAPLGYAVVSHEAQQVHTSHPQSFRTQTALQTSTVQVQLGHLQKIKSNHLQQPPQQQQLPPASPLSGQNENAHKQVIQQSLDIMHHQFELEEMKKDLELLLQAQGQSSFQLNQPKPAQHVQQTIVGQINYIVRQPAPVQQQIQDESPVCESSPELDVQKPVVPLDRSDIPSLSQSLDEEASVSSHSPESTLQQSAYNPVRKRSTSLSIVGFSNDLEMELPSTRLSRSADPQIQDVAAVALGSSPNTRCDCDTPPEPVPSYSLVLGRAPGDLSPGLAPGDTLQSSAKCKLENEDLNTVDHPLENSMASDGQDVVNELSLSMQKVLEEPINLSVKKSQRCTSPSEVLSNNSSLPVNDRMRQLRNEEDSNNCEKEHLEMDMKSNQDVRSGPRELKIPYVRLERLKIHASESGELPVFKLQPQDSEQEGSFLLIIECGTQSSSMAIRINKDGPPEGLKCKEESMEDRKFVTTQAEGQIQSPPVDTLPSDQKFSNGTSLTMKKSPVTQEVNTIENEDFCAVCLNGGELLCCDHCPKVFHLSCHVPALLSFPVGEWVCTLCRNPVKPEVEYDCENTRYGHSYNAQYGLDDYDQKKCEKLVLSLFCSSLSLPFHEPVSPLARHYYQIIKRPMDLSIIRKKLQKKDKFHYSAPEELVTDVRLMFWNCAKFNYPDSEVAEAGRCLDVFFESKLKEIYPDRHFPSMQQDDSDSEEVESQNSKMPPQDFQWPSYGQECIQPKRRRRHAESEKNKRMMFQPANSLPQV is encoded by the exons GTATCCTTTCCTGCCCTGTGTGTAAACAGACCTGCTTTGCAAGAGATGTAGTTGAGAATTTCTTTCTCAAGGACTTTCACACTGATAATTCAGCTATGGCAAAG aGCTGCTCCATGTGTAAAGAGAAGAAACCTGCTCACAGTCTCTGCACAAGCTGCAATAAGTGGTTGTGCAGCACATGTACAGAGGAGCACAGACATGGCAATGAAACTGGAGACCGCTTCCTGTCTGTATCCCTGAAGGGCTGCACAG CAACTGAAGACGAGGCAAGTgaattttccttattttgtcCAATGCATGCTCAAGAGCCACTCAAGTTGTTCTGTGAGACCTGTGATATCCTTACATGCCACAGCTGCCTTCTGACAGAGCATAAGGAACACAG GTTCAGACATCTTGATGAAGCTTTGCAAAATCAGAGAGCTATCCTGAAAAATGTCATAGCtaaagtggaagagaaaaaaaatggaattcagGTTTCAGCTAAACAGATTGAAGACAG GTTGCTTGAAGTAAAACACTTAtacaaaaaagtagaaaatcaaataaaaatggcCAAGATGGTTTTGATAAATGAAATCAATAAACGAACAAACATCCTTCTTGAACAACTTGAA AAAATCACAagtgaaaggaagcagaaattgGAGCAGCAACTGCAAGGTGTTGTGGTTTTAAGCAGACAGGTTGAACATGTGCAGAACTTCACCAGTTGGGCAGTGTGCAGTAAAAACAGCATCCCATTTCTCTTCAGTAAAGAACTG ATTGTATTTCAGATCCAGCGCTTGTTAGAGACAAATTGTAACACAGACGTAGGCCCTCCACTGAAGATCAGATTTACTTGGGATCCATCCTACTGGACTAAACAGCTGTCCAATTTTG gagCTTTCACTATGGAAGGTGGACACATTTCTCATTCAGATGTGCTACTCTATGGAAATGTACAAGGATTACAGACATCCTTGTATCACGGACACTATTCCCCAGCATCACAGCCGGAGCCTGTGAATAGCCAGCCACATCAGTTTCCACCTGCAGTTCAGTGTCCTATGCCCATGTGTTGCTCACACTGCCTCAGCGTCCCTCATCCAAACAAAGCTCAGCCTTCTCACCAAAACATAAACCGCCACCAAAATTTTCAACATCCCGAACTGCATCAGCAGCAGTTTCCTCTGCAGTACAGCATGCAGCAGCGTGACAAAGAGCAAAGGGATGTTCCCCCGCCTCTGAAGTTAACACAGCCTAGGCTGGAGCAACAGTCACGACCAGAGTCAGAGAATACATCAGGGAAGATGGGAAAGCATTTAccaccccagcagctgcagcagactGCACCTCTGGGTTATGCTGTTGTATCACATGAGGCTCAGCAAGTTCACACAAGCCATCCACAGTCATTCCGCACACAGACTGCTTTGCAAACGTCAACTGTGCAAGTGCAGCTTGGCCATCTTCAGAAGATAAAGTCTAACCACTTGCAGCAgccaccacagcagcagcagctgcctccagcATCGCCACTGTCAGGTCAGAATGAGAACGCCCACAAACAAGTCATCCAGCAGAGCCTGGACATAATGCACCACCAGTTTGAACTggaggaaatgaaaaaggatCTGGAGCTTCTTCTCCAGGCCCAGGGACAGTCCAGCTTCCAGCTGAACCAACCCAAGCCAGCTCAGCATGTTCAACAAACCATAGTTGGTCAGATCAATTACATAGTGAGGCAGCCAGCCCCGGTTCAGCAGCAAATCCAAGACGAATCTCCA GTCTGTGAGAGTTCCCCTGAACTCGATGTCCAGAAGCCTGTAGTTCCTCTTGACAGAAGTGATATTCCCTCCCTGTCACAGTCATTAGATGAAGAAGCCAGTGTCAGCAGCCACTCCCCCGAATCAACATTGCAACAATCAGCTTACAACCCAGTGAGAAAG CGTTCAACATCATTAAGCATTGTGGGCTTTTCAAACGATTTAGAAATGGAACTACCTTCAACAAGGTTATCCAGGTCCGCTGATCCACAGATACAAGATGTGGCTGCTGTAGCACTTGGTTCGTCCCCGAACACCCGTTGTGACTGTGATACTCCACCAGAACCAGTACCCAGCTACAGCTTAGTACTGGGCAGAGCTCCAGGCGACTTGAGCCCTGGCCTTGCACCAGGTGATACACTCCAGAGCAGCGCTAAGTGCAAG ctgGAAAATGAAGACTTGAATACTGTGGATCATCCTCTAGAAAACAGCATGGCCTCTGATGGGCAAGATGTAGTAAATGAATTAAGTCTTTCTATGCAAAAAGTGCTGGAAGAACCTATTAATCTTTCGGTCAAAAAATCTCAGCGTTGTACTTCTCCTTCTGAAGTGCTCAGCAACAATTCTTCCCTGCCTGTGAATGACAGAATGAGACAACTTAGAAATGAAGAAG ATTCCAATAACTGTGAAAAGGAACATTTAGAAATGGATATGAAAAGCAATCAGGATGTCAG aTCTGGCCCTAGAGAGCTGAAGATTCCTTATGTGAGACTGGAACGTCTGAAGATACATGCATCAGAATCTGGGGAGCTCCCAGTTTTTAAGCTCCAGCCACAGGATAGTGAGCAGGAGGGCAGTTTCCTCCTGATAATTGAATGTGGGACCCAGTCTTCAAGTATGGCTATAAGA atAAATAAAGATGGTCCACCTGAAGGACTGAAATGCAAAGAGGAGAGCATGGAAGACAGAAAATTTGTTACAACACAGGCTGAAGGACAGATACAATCTCCTCCTGTAGATACTCTACCTTCTGATCAGAAGTTCAGTAATGGTACCTCCCTCACGATGAAAAAATCTCCAGTCACTCAGGAAGTCAATACAATTGAGAATGAAGATTTCTGCGCTGTGTGTCTTAATGGAGGAGAACTGTTGTGTTGTGATCACTGCCCCAAGGTCTTCCATCTCTCCTGCCATGTTCCAGCCCTCCTCAGCTTTCCAGT ggGCGAATGGGTGTGTACGCTTTGCCGTAATCCAGTGAAGCCAGAGGTAGAATATGACTGTGAAAACACACGCTACGGCCACAGTTACAATGCACAGTATGGCCTTGATGATTATGATCAGAAG AAGTGTGAAAAGCTGGTGCTTTCCCTGTTCTGCAGTAGTCTGAGCCTCCCATTCCATGAACCCGTCAGCCCTCTG GCTCGACATTATTATCAGATCATAAAAAGGCCAATGGATTTGTCAATCATACgaaaaaagctgcaaaaaaagGACAAGTTCCACTATTCTGCACCTGAGGAACTTGTGACTGATGTGCGTCTCATGTTTTGGAACTGTGCAAAGTTCAATTAT CCAGATTCAGAGGTTGCTGAGGCTGGCCGATGCTTAGATGTATTCTTTGAGAGCAAACTGAAGGAGATCTATCCAGATAGGCACTTTCCTTCGATGCAACAGGATGACTCTGATTCTGAAGAGGTGGAGAGCCAGAATAGCAAAATGCCCCCCCAAGATTTTCAGTGGCCATCGTATGGACAGGAGTGCATTCAGCCTAAAAGAAGACGGCGCCACGCT GAAAgcgaaaaaaataaaagaatgatgTTTCAGCCAGCTAACAGCCTTCCTCAGGTATGA